In Trichlorobacter lovleyi, the DNA window TTGGGTTGCAGACTATGGTCAGGCCTGATACTGGTTGCCCTATGGCCCCGGCCTGGGCTACCGGCACAACGGTTATTGCCAGTTGAGCTGCCGGTGTGGCCACGCTGGTCACCCCTACAACAGCCACCACCTTGCAGGTGATGTCGGTGGCCATGGCCGCAGCTACACAACCGGCAGTGCCGATCTCTTCCCGGGTAACAGCCTCGTAGTAGAAGGCATAATCAGCTGCCCTGGCTTCGCCAACCGCACCAACCAGGGCAGGTGGCGTGACGTGGCAGGTGATTTCTGCTGCCGGACTGCCCACGGCCACGATCTGGGCATCAACCACATCCTGGAAGGATGCAGCAGAGAATGGCATGGCAACTGCCGCCATTTGGCCGGTGACTGCCACGCTGCAAATGATGTCTGTGGCTGCGGGTCCCGCGACACAACCGGCGGTGCCAACAATACGGGCAGCACGGGTGTAGGTTGCTGCCGGTGCGGCCACGGCTGACATCTGGCCGGTTTTGCCAACTGAAACGAACCAGGTTGAAAAAGAGCTGATAACGGCCTTGCCGGATACGGCTGGTACTGCCTTGCAGGTTACAATGCTGGCCGGTGCTGCTATGGTTGGCAGCAGTACAGCTGGTGCTGCTTTGCAGGTGATGCTGGCTGCCGGTGCTGCTACGGCCCCGGCTGTTGAGTACCGGATCTGAATCTGTACCGGTATCCAGGTATAACTACTGGCAGGCGCTGCAACTGCCTGCATGGTACCGGTTGCCGAGTAGCGCTGGACCGATATGGTGACCAGATCGGAAAACTGGTCTACTTCAAGGTAATTGCCGGGTTCATCAACAAGGTAATCACCGTTTTCATCTACCAGCAGCTTTGCACCGCTACAGACAGCCCCGGCGGTACCGACATAGCTGATGCTGGCCATGATTACCCCTTACTGCGCCGTGGTAAACGTCCAGCGGCAGGTTGATCCTGTGTCTGATGTCCCTGCAGCGCAGGTGGTCAGGCCTATGCTTTTTACGATGTCGCAGGTGTAGGTGGTAAGGTGCGAGGCATCGTAGCTTTTGTGGTAGATCATACTGTCCAGCGTATAGGTCAGGCTGTTGGTGGTCAGGTAATCGCCAGGGGTTGTATCGTTTACCCAACCGCTGCCGTTGTAGTAGCTGGATGAGCAGGTAAAAGATCCGGCACCGGCAGTCAGCAGGGCATGGGTGCTGAAGGTGGTTGACGGTACGGCGGTGAAGGCCCCCCCGTCAGTACCGGTGACTCCGGTGGCACCGGCTGCCGGCACAACGCTGCTGATTCCCAGGGTGGCAGTAGTAAAGGTACTCTGGCAGACGCCGGACACATCAGCCATAGTGGTGCCGCAGCTGCTGCTGGTTTCGCCATCGGTCTGCAGGATGCTGTTTTTAACCACCTTCAGGGTGTAGGTGGTGCCATAGGCCAGGGTGGCCGGTATATTCCACGTAGCGCCATCAGCACCCATAACGGGTGCTGTGCTGTTGCCCTGGATGTACATAGTGGATAAAGATAGACTGACGCCCTTGTTAAAGGTAACTGCCGGGTAAACAATGATTGATTGAGCAGTGGCGCCGTTGGCAGGCGCAACTGAAGAGACAGCCAATGGAACAGGCGTGGAACCAAGTACAAGTTGCCCGGCAATAACCACAGTGCCGGAAGCATTTATGTACATTTTGATTAATCCGTCTTTGTCTTTAACCTCAAATTTGCGCTCATAAGCACCGGCAGTGGGGGCAGGCTGCACACCAATAACCTGTGAAGACGGTAACTTGATGGCATCAATGACATCTGTCTTCAGGTTTGGTCCGGTAATAGTCTTTAAGACAGATCCATCGTATACCGACACTTTAGCGGTATCAGGCAGGGTGGTTATGGCCGGTTTTTCCCACGGATTGACTGTTGCAGCCAGGGCCTGCACCGGCAGCAGCAGAGCTATGACCAGCAGCAGCCGGATCATGTTGGTGTACCGTTGCCCAGGGCATACTTGGGGGTAAAGGTCATTTGGTCGCCGTTGTTGGCCGGGGTGAATGGCGTGCCAAAGGTCTCTTCAAATAGCAGGGTTGTACCGGACAGAACCTGATAACCACGGATGGTGGCACCAGAGGTAAGCGCACCGGTAAAGGTCCAGGTTTGGGCCGCCCAGGTTGCAACCGGTATGCCGCTTTCAAGCGCTACTGTGGCGTTGTTTGAGAGGGTCTTGTCTGCATATCCGCCACCAGCAGCCACGGTGTGGGTGGTGTTGATATCACCATCTGCCGGGGCGTTGGCATCGGTAAACAGCTGCAGGGTAAAGCTGGTGGTTTTGGCGGTTGAGCTGAACAACACGCTCAGCAGATTCAGCCCGCCGACATCGGGTAATTTTGTTGCCATGATAGTTACCTCTCGCTGCGTCATCACGACGCTGCATTAGATAGTTACTGCCCTGTCTCACGACGGTCAGGTGTATCAATAAATTTTTATATCCATTTGGCCTTTAAACCCAGTTATGGTGATTGAATCACCAATAGATGGGGTATGTTTAAAAGTGTCATAACATATAGTTTCGCCATCTAATTTATAATTTATAACAGTCCCAGAGGCGGTAAATTTTAATTCAATTGAGTCAAATTTAATGTCAATACCACTGGATATTCTTTCAAGGCCTGTTTTTGTTAGTATATTCATATAATTTTACCTTGTGACATTAAGTAACAAACTATCGTTTACTCCTGGCGGGTGTTCTCCCGCAAAGGATGGTTGCAATCAATACTTGTGCGCGGGGATGATCGGGATCATCCCCGCTGGCCTGCATTGGTTACTGGTTAGGATTCAATGTCAATATTGACGTACTTGCTACGGGTAGTAGCGGTGTTGTCAATCAGGCACTTGCCATCGATGTCCATCTTGTTCGGGTCATCAGCAATGAGTGCCAGGCTCTTGAGTACGCTGGTGGATACACGGCGGAGCGTGTATTTGCGCTTTTTATTGCTCTGGGCGGTGTCAATACCGTCGAAAACGAGGCGGTAATAACCCTTGGCCTCGGTAAAGGCATCAACAGCGGATTGCGCTCCGTAGCTGTAGGACACCTTCACGGGAACGCCGTCACCGGTATCGAGCAACTCAATTGCACCACCCGTAACTGGCTCGATTGAGTTGTCATTTGAGATATAGTCGTCACCGACTACATAGGTGGTAAGCCCGTCAGGTGATTTGACAACCACGCTGCTGATATCGATGTTGTTGGTGTAACTTTCCAACCCCGAGAAGAGCGTAATTGATTCATCCGTGATAGATCCGGCAGCCTTGGCAACTACCGCGGCACGCATGAACAGTGCGAAGTTTTCAGGCGTGAATGAAGACAGGCTGGCCTTGAATTCGGCTCCCAGCTGTTTGGTGAATTCGGCATCCAACCCGCGGGCACCGCTTGAATGCTCGTATACGTCGGTGACCTCTTCAGTCAGGTCGATAGATGCCGAGGAAACGTCACCCAGATGGAAAAAGCCTGTGGGTGCGCCAAGTTCGTTCAGCTTTGAGATCATCAGCCGCCCTTGCTGCATTGAATATTGAGTTTGGGCAATTCTTCCTTGTGCCATTGTTTTGCCTCCTGGCGGGTGTTCTCCCGCAAAGTAAGGGTTAAAGGTTGAGGGCTGCTATTTCTGCGGCCTTGTTTTGGATGGTTTGCTTGCCTCTGGGTACGGCAATGATTGCGGTGTCTCGCACCCAGCCGGCCAGGTGTTCAATCGGCTCGACACCGGCAAAGGTGTATTTCTGGCCGATAGGGGATGTTTCGTCCTGCATGGCAATCTTTACCGTGGCTGCCATGTTGGCCGCACGGGTAAAGCTGTTTGCCACCAGCACTACGCCAAACAGGGCGGTTTCGTGACCGGTTTCGCTGGCGGTTGATTTCAGGTACCTGACGGCGTAGCAGCCGTGCGGATGATCTTTTTCCAGCTTCTGGTCAGTCAGATCATCGGGGCGATCCGGCCAGGCAATGACGCTGGCCTTGTGCTTTGCCGGCAGCAGGTTGACTAGGGTGGTTACCATGTGCTGCACGATATCGCTGTAGGTTACGGTGCTCACTGTTCAGCCCCCAGGATGATTTTGACAAAACCGGCATTGGGTGGTGATACCCACAAGACCGGGCGGGTGATACCGGTTGACTGTACGGTGGCGGTCCAGTCTGTGTTGACTCCAGCGGCGGCTGCTACTGCTACTTCAATGCTGTGTTCTTCCACTGGGCCTTCGCCAGTTAACACGCTGCCGGGCTCGTTGATGTCTGAGACGATACCGGTGACCGTGCGGCGGGTTGCACGGTACTGCAGGGTGATGGGCTGGCCAAAGTCAGCCAGCGATATGCTGGCTATTTCAGAGCCTGGGATGCTCACCCTTCAAGCTCTGCAGCACGGGCTTCATAGGCTGCTACAATCTCAGTGTCTGTCTCTTCAGCACTTACCAGCTCGTTAAGCACCTCAACAGACTCGGCAATGGCGATACTGGCCAACAGGGCTGCCTTGTTCATGTCAACGGCACCAGAAACTGCAATCGGTGCAATCCGGCCTTGGCGCAGGTACAGTTCGGCCAGTTTTGGATCAAGTTCAATTTCTTGGCTTGGGAATACATCTTTTCCTCTACCAAGGCAGAATCCGCGCAATACTTTGTATTTCATGGTCATACTCCTTATGGCAGGGCGGCCCGGCTACAGGCCGCCCACTTCAGGTTAATTAGGCTATTTTGGCTCCAGTGGCCTTGCAGAAGGATTCAGGACGGCGGATACCGATATCAACCATCTGGAAGGAAGTGATTTGAATCAATCCCTGTTGAACCAACGTATAAGGATCAACCAGCAGTTCGATACCAGCCCACATGCCGATCAGCATGTCTGCCCAGTTGCCCAGGATAAGGCCATGTTCATCAGTTCCGGTGCCCAGATTGGCCTTGATCTGGTTACTGGACATTGCCTTATAACCGGCCATGATGCCTTCCATGGCGTTTCCGTCCCAGATCCAGCGGGCACCAGCAGTGGCGCTTTCAAGGGTCTGGCGCATCTTTCCGGCCATACCAGAGGTGGTAACAAAGCCCATGTTGCTGATCAGGGCATTGTCTTTGTTGATTTCAGTTTCCATATCCACCAGCTTGCCAAAGGTTGGCACGCCACCCATGGCAACAGCATTGATACCAGCGGCGGCATAGATACCGGTGGGGTCATTGGCAGTGCCATCGGCGTGGATACCGGATTGGTCCCAGGCCAGGGCATGGACCATTCCGATATCGGTACGGACAATACCTTCGACATCAGGAGTGGACTGCACTAACAGCTGGCGGGATACTGCGCCGGTTGCCTGCAGAGTCTTGGGACTCATGGTCATGGTACCAAAGGTAACGTTTGAGCCACCAACATCGCTGCCTGGATTTTCACCAACCCAGTGAGCCGTGTGAGAGCCGGTGAGTTTTGGGAAAGTGATGGGACCGCGCAGGTCAGTGAGGGTTTTGGCGCCCATACGGGTCAGAACTGATACCTTTCTGAGAATGTCGATCAGTTCACCGTACTCGGTGAAAACAACTTCAGATCCAGTGCCTGATCCACCGGTTGTCAGGGCGGTGTTTTGTACACGCATAGGCATTAAGATTCCACCCTTAGCCTGATAGTTTTGGGGCAGGCGCTTGGCGATATCTTGGTGGATTTCATACTCAAAACCAGATGCTGCGCGGCCTTCGCGAATATCAATGGCAGCTACCAGGGCTTTCTGATAGCTGTAGTTCTTGGCCTGTTTGCCCATGTCAATCAGTGCCGGGGCTTCTGCAGCAGGGGTGGCTAGTGCGCCGGATGCGTGCAGATCAAGGATTTGGCGACCAACCTGGTCAGGGGTGAAACCGGCCTGGATAAAACCGGCGGCACGGTCGGCACAGTGGTTCTGTGCGCACATTGCTGCAATTTCTGCAGCTTCGCTCTGGTGGTTACGTTCCCCGGCAGCCGGGGTTCCAACAGCTACGTTAGGCATTGGAGCCTCCTTTATTTCGGCCTGTGGGGCCGTTTGTGGTTTCTCTGCCGGAGCAGAGGTAATGCTTGCGGAAATGGCCGGGGCTTTTTTAAAGCCCATAGCCTTGAAATCGAATCCAGCCAGGGCGGCAAGCTTTAGTTCTGTACCGATTTCATCGACGAAGCCAAAGGCCTGGGCCTCTTCTGCGCTCATCCAGGTTTCAGCATCCATTAAAGCTATGATCCCTTCATCAGACAGGCCGCACTTTTCTCGGTAGACAGAGACGATGGTGT includes these proteins:
- a CDS encoding head maturation protease, ClpP-related; amino-acid sequence: MPEKKFYSIKAMAETDTAEIFIYEQIGEDWWTGEGVTAKNFCKEVAALNVRQIDLHINSPGGSVFDGQAIYNALKRHPACVTTYVDGIAASIASVIALAGDTVIMAPNSLYMIHNPWGLAQGSADEMRKYADLLDKVRDTIVSVYREKCGLSDEGIIALMDAETWMSAEEAQAFGFVDEIGTELKLAALAGFDFKAMGFKKAPAISASITSAPAEKPQTAPQAEIKEAPMPNVAVGTPAAGERNHQSEAAEIAAMCAQNHCADRAAGFIQAGFTPDQVGRQILDLHASGALATPAAEAPALIDMGKQAKNYSYQKALVAAIDIREGRAASGFEYEIHQDIAKRLPQNYQAKGGILMPMRVQNTALTTGGSGTGSEVVFTEYGELIDILRKVSVLTRMGAKTLTDLRGPITFPKLTGSHTAHWVGENPGSDVGGSNVTFGTMTMSPKTLQATGAVSRQLLVQSTPDVEGIVRTDIGMVHALAWDQSGIHADGTANDPTGIYAAAGINAVAMGGVPTFGKLVDMETEINKDNALISNMGFVTTSGMAGKMRQTLESATAGARWIWDGNAMEGIMAGYKAMSSNQIKANLGTGTDEHGLILGNWADMLIGMWAGIELLVDPYTLVQQGLIQITSFQMVDIGIRRPESFCKATGAKIA